TTTTGCACTTGATATTTCTCTCCATGCGTATTCTTCTTTTCCTCTAGAAACTATCAGCAGTCCAGAGCTTGCTAGTCCCTGCTTCATCCAATTTATGAGCAAAAAAGAAGCCGCTGTAAGAGCTATTAAGTAATGCATATAGCCCTTGGCAAAAAATATTGTAAGTACTGCTAAAGCTAGTAAAGCTACAGAAAAAACACCAATTTCAAACGTGCTCTTTTTGGTCCTTATTTGAATCTTTCTAATAAATGTAATCTGCTTTGCAAGTAAAATCAGTAGCATCAGTATAACAAAATAATTAATCATTCTTGACCTCCTATTTTATATTATATGAAAACCATCTCGTTATGCTCCCTACTCTTCTAAACGAAATAATTTCACAAATTTTTTCTGTTAGCTTGCCAAACCTTCTGTACAGTAGATTAAAAGCTAGATACGGGATCCACTGCTTTTTTGAGTTAGGCAATCTTTTAATTATATTTTTAAATGAATATACTTCTTTATAAATCCAAAGATATCCCTCATATAGTTCCTCTTGTGTCATATTCTTAGGTCTATATACTACATTTGCTGTATTATATTTTGAAAGATCAAAATCTGTTATTCTACCTTGCTTATGCAAATTTTCATAAAGCCTAGTTCCTGGATACGGAGTCAGAATATGCGAAGTAACTGTTTCTATTTTATTTTTGACTATCCAATCCAATGTCTTTTCAAATACTGAGCTATCATCTTCATCCAGCCCAAAAACAAAACTAGCATTTATCATTATTCCTCTTTTGTGAAGCTCCTCAACCAATCTTTCATATTTACCTACACTATTTTGCACCTTATTAACACTATCTATAGCCTTGTCATTTATACTTTCAAACCCAATGAATAAGCTCTGACATCCTGATTCCTTTAGGTCATCTAAAATATCTGGCATATCTACTATATTAGAGGTTACTGCTGCATTGTATTTGAGACCCAGTGGCTTTATTTGTGCTAAAAATTTCTTTGTCCAAGATGGATTTCCTATGAAATTATCATCTATAAACATTATATGCCTTGTCCTAAGAGTCTTAATTTCTCTTATAACATCCTCTATTGGTCTATTAATATAAGCCTTATGTACACTTTGAGAACTATTATAGCAAAAATCACATTCAAAAGGACAACCTCTACTTGTACTTATTATATTCGTATATAAATACTTACTGTTATCAATAATATCGTAATCAGGAGATACAATCTCTTGTCCACTGATGCTCAGCATATCATTATATATTTTATTTAATGAATCGTTTTGAGCGTCAAATAAAATCCTCTGCCATATTCTTTCAGCCATTCCTACACAAATTGCATCAAAATATCCATATGCACCTTTTGGATCTGCTGTGATATGTATTCCTCCTGCAACCACCTTCACGCTACGCTTTCTAAATTCTTTTGCTATCTCTATAGCCCTATTCATAACATCCACAGTTACAGTTATAGCTACTAAATCAACTTTCTCATCAAAATTTATACTTTCTACATTTTCATTTTCAATAATTACTTCATGCTCCTTAGGAGTTAGATTCGCAAGAGTAAGCAAAGCTAGAGAAGGAGCCATTCTAGTTTTAAGCTTAGTATCCATAGGTCTAGGTAGCATTGCTGGCTGAATTAATTTTATCTTCATCTAACCCTTCACTTTCAATCCAAATATTTTCGAAAAATCGACAGCTTGAGTAGCTGATACAATTGCTCCTTTAAGGTCTTCTGCTCTAAATCCCGCACCTTCAAACTCAGAATCGCTTAAATCTACCCCTGACAAACTGGTCCCTGATAATTGACTTTGTTTAAAATTGCAGTTTCTAAATTCAACTTTATCTAGCTTGCTCTCTTGAATATAGCTACTTTCAAATATACAATCCGAGATAATTATATTTTTCATTTTTACATAATTCATAAGTATAAATTTGCAATTACACTGATTTATAGTTAAATGATTTAGTGAGGCTTCATTAAGATTAAGTCCCATAAGCTTACAGTTTATAAACTCTGCTCTGTGAATCACTGCTCCGCTAAAATCAGCATTTGATAAATCACAATTCTCAAACCTTACATCAGTAAGCTCTAAAGACTTAAGAAAAATATCCTTAAAATCCATTTTACTAAAAATCACTCCATCAACCTTAAGTTTGTCAGCTGTCTTTGTCCTTATTTCACAATCTGAAAATGATATATTGTTCATTTCATATTCATCTTCAATATCTATAGCTTCACTGTTTATCTCTTCCATGAATCTCATTAATTTAGGTTTTGCAACCTTAACTATATCTTTTTTAGTGTTCATAGGTTATGTCTCCAATCTCTCATTTCTTAGTACCATATGTATATGGTCTTCCCATCTGTTGTTTATTTTAAGGTACTTATATGCTATGCCTTCGTTGTAAAAACCTAGTTTTTCTACTACTCTAAGCGACCTCTTATTCTTAGGCATTATATTAGCTTCTATTCTATGGAGTCCAAGTTCATTAAATACTATATCAATTCCTTTATTAAGAGCCTGCGTCATGTACCCTTTATTTATCTCATTTGCATCTAGCTTATACCCTAAATGGCAAGATAAAAATGCACCCCTTACTATATTATTAAACGCAATTGACCCTATAACCTTTTCATCATCATCTTTTTTAAATAACCATAGCTTCACAAGATTTTTGTTTTCTATGTATCTTGCCTCTTCTTCCAACAGTTTTTCTTGAAAATTTAAAGTATAAAATTCTTCATTTCTAATTATTTCCAACTCTTCAAGAAAAGCTTTGTTTCTCATATAGTAATCCAATACTTGTCTAGCTGATGATTTATCAAGTCCCTTTAAAAACAGATTCTCAGTTTCATATATTTTATTCATAACAATATACTTCTCCTCGTCTTAAATCCCTAAGAATCGATTTACTTTCTTTTGCTGTGCATCAGGGACTATTTCTTCAATTCTTAGTAAAATTTCTTTTTTAGCATCCTCAGCATTTATATTATCAGATAGAATTACAATTTCTTTTGCCCATGTTTCCACTTTAGAATATGCAGTTGATGGCCATCCGTACGGCTCTCCCTTTGCACTTATTTTCTGCTTGGTTCCATTAACCGTTATAAACATCCCCATCTGCAATTCCATCATTGCAGACTCATGCTTGGAATTCAATTCTTTGGTAAAGCCAGCCATAGCCTTTATTTCATGAACTGCCAATATGCTGTCTTCATTAAAAAGTTCATAGATTTGCTTGGCATAAATACTCATAAGTCCATCTTCATACATATCCATAAAGCTTCTTCTTTTTCTTCTAGCTGCAAAAAATTTGGGATACCATTCTAAAGATATATATCCTGGTTTTTTATCAAATAACTTCCCGTACGCAGCCTTCTTATCCTTTTCTATATTCACTCTCCATCGCCAAGGATCAAAAGGCAACTCTGTATGCCATTGGTCCTCTTCTGTCATGCTTTCAAGATTTGGAAACCCTATGCAGTTGTTTGATAAAGTCATAAATCCAAGCCTTTCAACTACTGATATAAATTCATTGTATTCTTTAAGCCTCAAATCTTTATAGTTCGTGTCCATGCTTTTCTCCTCCTTGGCTCATGCGTGCTCGCTATATATGTAATCTATTTTATATTTTTCAAAAAATTCCATTTTTAGTCATATATTAATACTACCTCTAAAACCTTTATTTATCAATCATGACACTGATAGTGTCATGATATTTTTTGAAGCTGTCACTGTTCGTTTCTTGAATATTTCTCTAATTGCCTAATAATTGGAATTAGCTCGTAGAAATTATTAAATATAGAAAAAGGAGAGTTTATGGAAAATATTATCGAAACCTATAATCTTACAAAAAAATACAAAGGGTGTGATGTTGTAAATAGTATTAATTTAAATGTTCCAAAAGGTAAAATCTATGGTCTTCTTGGCAGGAATGGTGCAGGTAAAACCACTGCTATGAAAATGCTGATTCAAATGGTAAAACCCACATCTGGAAGCTTTAGTTTATTTGGCGAGAAAAATGTTAAAAACAATGCTTCAGTTTATAAAAACATTGGCTCTATTATTGAGACTCCTAGCTTTTATACGAATCTAACTGCTTATGAAAATTTACGCATTTTAAATCTCCTAAGAGGAGAGAGAAAATCATCTCATATAATGAGAAGTTTGGAAATCGTGGGTCTAGACAAAGAAAAAACTAAGCCCTTTGCTCAGTATTCCTTGGGTATGAAGCAAAGATTGGGAATAATAGCTGCAGCCATAATGCATGAACCAAAGCTACTTATATTAGATGAGCCAATTAACGGACTTGACCCTATAGGAATTTTAGAAATTCGTTCATTTTTATCTGAATTAAGTAAAAAAAATGACACTACTATACTAATATCTAGTCATGTGTTAAATGAAATAGAACAAATAGCAGACATAATTGGAGTAATGCATGAGGGTAAGCTCATAAAAGAGCTTGAGATGGCTAAGCTTAATAAATGCAAACGCAAATATACTGAATTTGCAGTATCAAATACAAAACTAGCCTCAAAATTTTTACAAGAACGATATCACATTAAAAACCTCGATATAGTTGAAAATACTATAATGATAGCTGACTGTACTCATGATACTGGTGAAATAAATAAGGCTTTTGTAGAAAGCGGCTTACTAGTTACACAGGTTCATTCTTATGAAGAAAGTTTGGAAAATTATTTTTCAAACCTAATAGGAGGTAAGGGCATTGCTTAATCTAATCTTTTGTGAAATCTTAAAGTTGAAACGGTCAAAAATTGTATTTCTTAGTGTCTTAGGAGTCCTGGCAACTCCATTGCTCATGTTTGTAGAATCTCTTCAAACTCATTTTGAGCATCCTGAAAAAATATTTACCTTAGCGGATATCTATGATAGTAGTTTACTGTATGTAATGCTCCTAACGAATTTCATCATCTATATTTCAATATCTGCATATCTGTTTAGCCGAGAATACTCTGAACAAACTCTAAAAACAATATTGCCAGTACCTGTTTCTAGATTTGATTTTATAAGTGCCAAGTTTTTAGTTTTGTTTTTTTGGATTATCTTACTTACACTTGTGACTTGGATGGGGATTTTCATCTTGTCCTTTATATATCATCTTTTAATTGGTCTTGACGGTTTTGGTATAAATATAGGTATTTTATGGCTTTGTAAGTTTCTATATGGAAATTTTTTGATATTTTTAACTATATCTCCATTTGCATATTTAGCTCAAAAAACAAAAGCCTTTGTAGCACCAGTAATCTGTGCATCAGTTATAGTAATGGGAAGCGCTGCTATTTCAAATCAGGATTTAGGAGCCTTGTATCCATGGGTTGCCACTTTTTTTCTTGTAAATGGAAAGCTAAGCAGCACAGGTTATCCCGTTTTGCTTAGCCTATTACTTATCTCTTTACCTTCTGCTTTTGGTTTTATTATGACATATCATTATTTTGCACAGGAAGATTTATAAACGGTATTTCCACCTACAATAGTTTCAACTACCTTTATATCTTTAATTTCCGTTTTATCTATGGTAAATATATCCCTGTCAAGTATCACCATATCAGCTACAAATCCTGGTTTCAGTCTGCCTTTAAAGTCTTCCTTGCCTTCTAGGTAAGCACTTTTTATGGTGTATGCATCTATAGCATCACCCACTGACATGCATTCCTCTTTGAAATATCCTTCCCTTGGAGTAAAATCAAAACGCATTCTGTTAACTGCTACATAGATATTTTCAAATGGATTGCAGTCTTCTACTGGGGCATCAGTGCTTAAACTCACAGGTGCTCCCATCTGATATAAGCTATTAAAAGCATAGGAGGTTTTTTCTAGCTCATCTCCTACTCTATCGTTAATTATGGCTATATCAGATAGTAGAAATATAGGCTGATACATCACAGTAAGTCCAAGCTCAGCTATTTTTTCAAGTTGAGCTTTTGTAGTTATTTGATTGTGTACTATTCCATGTCTTAAGGTGTTCTCTTTGTCATCTATGAGCTTTTCATACACATCTATGACGCTTTGAATTGCTTTGTCTCCTATAGCATGAATAAGTACTCTGATGTTGTTTTCATGAGCTAGCTTGCAAAGTTCATAAAGCTTATCATCGTCAAGTGCATCTACACCAGTTTCATCTGGAGCATCATTATATCCCGTGCTCATAAGAGCTGTTCGTGCTCCTAGCGAGCCATCTTTAAAAAGCTTAAGTGCTCCTTTAGAATACATTTTTTCATCATAAACTCCATATAAATGCTCACTTCTTAAGTAAGCTTTAAAATCCTCTATATCTTGAAAGTTAAATTGATGAGAATATCTAAGTTTTAGCTTATTCTCCTTAACTATATTATCAATCGCATTAAATACTTTCTCAAAATCCTTTGACATTACATCGCATGACTGTACTGAAGTAAGACCAACGCTTACTGCATAATCCATTGCCCTTATGAAATCTCTTGAAATATCCTCAGCAGATTTAGAAGGAATTACAGACTGAATTAATTTAACTGCCCCTTCATTAAAAATTCCGTTTGGCTTACCATCAGCTCCTAGCTGAATTTCTCCACCCTCTATTTTTGTAGTTTCATCTATATTTAAAATTTCTAAAGCCTTTGTGTTTCCTACACTAACATGAATGCAAACTCTATCAAAAACTATGGGAATATCAGTAGATATTCTATCTAAATCATGCCTATTTATAAACCTTCTTTCCCCGTCTTGAAAAGAGTTCTGATTCCAGCCCTTGCCAATAAGCACTTTTGTATCTGGATGCTCAGCTAAAAATTTTTTCCCAAGTCCAACTACTTCATCAATGGATTTTGCTGATGTAAGATTACAGGTATTCATATAATCTCCCATCATGGTAAGATGAAGATGGCTATCGTTAAGCCCAGGTAGCATAGTCTTTCCAAGTAAGTCAACCACCTCATCTACTTCATGCTTCATAAGCTCTTCATTTGTACCAAGTGCTACTATTATTCCATCAGAAATGAGCATTGATTCTTCAAAATGCTCTTTATCTACATAAATCTTCCCATTAATATATAGTTTCTTCATGAGTAGAGCTCTCCCTTTAAATCTTAAATTAAAAATCCTGCCAAAAGAGTAAATACTACTATAAATGGAGCAGGAACTTTTTTGGTAAATAATAATAAAGCAGTTATAAGCATAATTATAACATTATCAAAAGCAAATCCGCTCTTTTGCATTAAAATAACTGCAGCTACTGAAATTAAACCTCCTGCAACTGCTGTTATTCCTTTTAGAGACATTTTTATTCCTTTTATCTGCTTTAGATTCTCCCATATAGGATAGATGAAATATATAAGAAGCAGTCCAGGAAGAAATATACCTACACCTCCTGCCGCTGCTCCTAAAATTTGATAAAGAGTGCTTTGCCCTCTAGCTGCCATACCTCCTGCATAAGCACTAAAGCTAAACATCGGCCCCGGAAGTCCTTGAACTAGTCCAAACCCCGTTAAAAACTCTTGGTTAGTCATATACTGATTTACTTCAACTAGCTCACTATACATTAGAGGAACTACCACTTGGCCACCTCCAATAACTAGGTATCCATATCTGTAAAAGCTCTCAAATAAATGAACTAGCTTACTGTCCGTAGTAAGAGTAAGAACTATTCCTCCTACTGCAAAAATTGCAAATGCTATCAGATATTTCCACGGCGGAGCAAGCTTCACATGGTTCCAAAGATTTTTTTCATTTGAAGTAACAATACTAACCCCACCTCCTATAAGAAGCACTAGAGGATAGATCCATGGAGCTCTTATAAAATAAGTCGTAATCGCCCCAAACAAAAGAAGCATCAGTGTAATTTTATCCTTTACTACCTTACGACCTATGCGATAAGCCGCAACTATAATAAATCCTACCGCCATCGGCCCTATATATCTAAGTCCGTCCTGAGATAGATGAAATGTACCAAGTAATTGACTCAAAAAAGAAAGAATAGTCATAATAACTAGCACAGGCAGTGACCACACCAGCATAGTAAGAAATGCTAGTTTTGGTCCTCCAACTTTGTGCCCTATGGCTACAAGAGTCTGAGTGCTACTAGGTCCTGGAAGAATTCCAGTAAGAGCTATAAGTTCAACTAGCTCTTCCTCAGTTAAATATTTCTTCTTAATCACCATCTGGTCTGTAAAGACTCCATAATGAGCTTCCGGTCCACCATATGCTCCTAGCGAGCAAATGAAAACATCCTTTAAAAAACTGCTCCACTTTACATTTTTATGTGAATTAACATTTTCGTGAAGTTTCTTCATAACATCACCATCCTTAAAAATTTATATTGTTATTCGATATCGAATTTCGTAATTATGATTTAATTATACAATATCAAATAAAAAACCGCAACAAAGTATATGTCACTATATTTTGGGTATATTAAATTTACATAAAATTTTAGGAGGAAATAAATGACAAAAGCTGATCTATATTTTAAAGATTTGTGTACTAGGATAATTAATGAAGGAACTTCAACTGATGGTGAAAAAGTAAGACCAGTATATAAAGATAACACTCCTTCTCATACCTTGTTCGTTACTCAAGTGTTTGAGGAATATGATATAAGTAAAGGAGAATTTCCATTAATAACTTATAGGCCTATCTCGTGGAAATCAGCTGTAAAAGAAATCTTATGGATATATCAAGATCAAACGAGCTCACTTAATGTACTGAAGGAAAAATATGATATTCACTGGTGGGATGAATGGAATATAGGCGATGGGACGATAGGGCAGAGATATGGAGCTACTGTAAAAAAATATGATTTAGTAAATAAATTACTAAAATCTTTAAAAGAAATTCCTTATGGCAGAAGGCATATTATCAACCTATATCAATATGAGGATTTTCTTGAAACCGATGGGCTTTATCCTTGCGCCATGGAAACACATTGGTCAGTTAGAGGAGATTTCCTTGATGTTACACTTATACAGCGTTCTAGTGATGTAGCTGTTGCAAACTGCATTAATAAAATTCAGTATACAGCTTTACTGATGATGGTTGCAAGACATGTAGGTTTATCTCCTGGCAAATTATGCCACTATGTACACAACGCACACATCTATGATAGACATATAGATGATGTAATTTCCCTACTAAAAAGAGATGTGGGCAAAGAAATAAGTCACCCAAGTTTAATCCTCAATTCTCAAAAAACAGATTTTTATAATTTTACAATTAATGATTTTGATTTAATAGACTATAACCCTATTAAACCCAATCCGAAATTTGAGTTAGCAATCTAAAGGAGACTATTTTTATGAACAACATTATAATAATCGCTGCCATGAGAGACTATGACAG
This is a stretch of genomic DNA from Acetoanaerobium sticklandii. It encodes these proteins:
- a CDS encoding B12-binding domain-containing radical SAM protein — its product is MKIKLIQPAMLPRPMDTKLKTRMAPSLALLTLANLTPKEHEVIIENENVESINFDEKVDLVAITVTVDVMNRAIEIAKEFRKRSVKVVAGGIHITADPKGAYGYFDAICVGMAERIWQRILFDAQNDSLNKIYNDMLSISGQEIVSPDYDIIDNSKYLYTNIISTSRGCPFECDFCYNSSQSVHKAYINRPIEDVIREIKTLRTRHIMFIDDNFIGNPSWTKKFLAQIKPLGLKYNAAVTSNIVDMPDILDDLKESGCQSLFIGFESINDKAIDSVNKVQNSVGKYERLVEELHKRGIMINASFVFGLDEDDSSVFEKTLDWIVKNKIETVTSHILTPYPGTRLYENLHKQGRITDFDLSKYNTANVVYRPKNMTQEELYEGYLWIYKEVYSFKNIIKRLPNSKKQWIPYLAFNLLYRRFGKLTEKICEIISFRRVGSITRWFSYNIK
- a CDS encoding pentapeptide repeat-containing protein, whose protein sequence is MNTKKDIVKVAKPKLMRFMEEINSEAIDIEDEYEMNNISFSDCEIRTKTADKLKVDGVIFSKMDFKDIFLKSLELTDVRFENCDLSNADFSGAVIHRAEFINCKLMGLNLNEASLNHLTINQCNCKFILMNYVKMKNIIISDCIFESSYIQESKLDKVEFRNCNFKQSQLSGTSLSGVDLSDSEFEGAGFRAEDLKGAIVSATQAVDFSKIFGLKVKG
- a CDS encoding GNAT family N-acetyltransferase yields the protein MNKIYETENLFLKGLDKSSARQVLDYYMRNKAFLEELEIIRNEEFYTLNFQEKLLEEEARYIENKNLVKLWLFKKDDDEKVIGSIAFNNIVRGAFLSCHLGYKLDANEINKGYMTQALNKGIDIVFNELGLHRIEANIMPKNKRSLRVVEKLGFYNEGIAYKYLKINNRWEDHIHMVLRNERLET
- a CDS encoding AlkZ-related protein, which translates into the protein MDTNYKDLRLKEYNEFISVVERLGFMTLSNNCIGFPNLESMTEEDQWHTELPFDPWRWRVNIEKDKKAAYGKLFDKKPGYISLEWYPKFFAARRKRRSFMDMYEDGLMSIYAKQIYELFNEDSILAVHEIKAMAGFTKELNSKHESAMMELQMGMFITVNGTKQKISAKGEPYGWPSTAYSKVETWAKEIVILSDNINAEDAKKEILLRIEEIVPDAQQKKVNRFLGI
- a CDS encoding ATP-binding cassette domain-containing protein — translated: MENIIETYNLTKKYKGCDVVNSINLNVPKGKIYGLLGRNGAGKTTAMKMLIQMVKPTSGSFSLFGEKNVKNNASVYKNIGSIIETPSFYTNLTAYENLRILNLLRGERKSSHIMRSLEIVGLDKEKTKPFAQYSLGMKQRLGIIAAAIMHEPKLLILDEPINGLDPIGILEIRSFLSELSKKNDTTILISSHVLNEIEQIADIIGVMHEGKLIKELEMAKLNKCKRKYTEFAVSNTKLASKFLQERYHIKNLDIVENTIMIADCTHDTGEINKAFVESGLLVTQVHSYEESLENYFSNLIGGKGIA
- a CDS encoding ABC transporter permease, whose product is MLNLIFCEILKLKRSKIVFLSVLGVLATPLLMFVESLQTHFEHPEKIFTLADIYDSSLLYVMLLTNFIIYISISAYLFSREYSEQTLKTILPVPVSRFDFISAKFLVLFFWIILLTLVTWMGIFILSFIYHLLIGLDGFGINIGILWLCKFLYGNFLIFLTISPFAYLAQKTKAFVAPVICASVIVMGSAAISNQDLGALYPWVATFFLVNGKLSSTGYPVLLSLLLISLPSAFGFIMTYHYFAQEDL
- a CDS encoding amidohydrolase translates to MKKLYINGKIYVDKEHFEESMLISDGIIVALGTNEELMKHEVDEVVDLLGKTMLPGLNDSHLHLTMMGDYMNTCNLTSAKSIDEVVGLGKKFLAEHPDTKVLIGKGWNQNSFQDGERRFINRHDLDRISTDIPIVFDRVCIHVSVGNTKALEILNIDETTKIEGGEIQLGADGKPNGIFNEGAVKLIQSVIPSKSAEDISRDFIRAMDYAVSVGLTSVQSCDVMSKDFEKVFNAIDNIVKENKLKLRYSHQFNFQDIEDFKAYLRSEHLYGVYDEKMYSKGALKLFKDGSLGARTALMSTGYNDAPDETGVDALDDDKLYELCKLAHENNIRVLIHAIGDKAIQSVIDVYEKLIDDKENTLRHGIVHNQITTKAQLEKIAELGLTVMYQPIFLLSDIAIINDRVGDELEKTSYAFNSLYQMGAPVSLSTDAPVEDCNPFENIYVAVNRMRFDFTPREGYFKEECMSVGDAIDAYTIKSAYLEGKEDFKGRLKPGFVADMVILDRDIFTIDKTEIKDIKVVETIVGGNTVYKSSCAK
- the chrA gene encoding chromate efflux transporter yields the protein MKKLHENVNSHKNVKWSSFLKDVFICSLGAYGGPEAHYGVFTDQMVIKKKYLTEEELVELIALTGILPGPSSTQTLVAIGHKVGGPKLAFLTMLVWSLPVLVIMTILSFLSQLLGTFHLSQDGLRYIGPMAVGFIIVAAYRIGRKVVKDKITLMLLLFGAITTYFIRAPWIYPLVLLIGGGVSIVTSNEKNLWNHVKLAPPWKYLIAFAIFAVGGIVLTLTTDSKLVHLFESFYRYGYLVIGGGQVVVPLMYSELVEVNQYMTNQEFLTGFGLVQGLPGPMFSFSAYAGGMAARGQSTLYQILGAAAGGVGIFLPGLLLIYFIYPIWENLKQIKGIKMSLKGITAVAGGLISVAAVILMQKSGFAFDNVIIMLITALLLFTKKVPAPFIVVFTLLAGFLI
- a CDS encoding thymidylate synthase, which produces MTKADLYFKDLCTRIINEGTSTDGEKVRPVYKDNTPSHTLFVTQVFEEYDISKGEFPLITYRPISWKSAVKEILWIYQDQTSSLNVLKEKYDIHWWDEWNIGDGTIGQRYGATVKKYDLVNKLLKSLKEIPYGRRHIINLYQYEDFLETDGLYPCAMETHWSVRGDFLDVTLIQRSSDVAVANCINKIQYTALLMMVARHVGLSPGKLCHYVHNAHIYDRHIDDVISLLKRDVGKEISHPSLILNSQKTDFYNFTINDFDLIDYNPIKPNPKFELAI